The following are encoded in a window of Drosophila simulans strain w501 chromosome 3L, Prin_Dsim_3.1, whole genome shotgun sequence genomic DNA:
- the LOC6737647 gene encoding protein scylla, producing MKMDVIAREQIIYGSLQGSNKNKDWTSRLPPPSAYTLDLMSKKAKTTTGGSSNGSNATATSTTTSTSSSIKHKQPAGSSNNNVGQSQSKKTKPSGSYNSNSNYYYYAADEEEGGSNDYALSNYDKKAVEELSLRLLDELRAAKSRHLTCTEVSLPCDLTPSVAREIIRVSEKEPRGIRGCTIYIEFEDEPKNSRRIASIKVDPDTVSTFEVYLTLRQDHRGWTSLLPQFMKSLARTITISPEYTITKNKLYSADGLGARRSYSFGSHAHSPSAAIATPTN from the exons ATGAAAATGGATGTTATTGCTCGGGAACAAATCATCTACGGTAGCCTGCAGGgatcaaacaaaaataaag ATTGGACCAGCAGACTGCCACCGCCGTCGGCATACACTCTGGACCTGATGTCCAAGAAGGCCAAGACGACAACCGGGGgcagcagcaatggcagcaATGCTACCGCCACATCCacaaccacatccacatccagcaGTATTAAGCACAAGCAGCCGgcgggcagcagcaacaacaatgttgGCCAAAGTCAGAGCAAGAAGACAAAGCCCAGCGGCAGCtacaatagcaatagcaactactactactacgcTGCtgacgaggaggagggcggTAGCAATGACTACGCACTGAGCAACTACGATAAGAAGGCCGTCGAGGAGCTGTCCCTGCGACTGCTCGACGAACTGAGGGCGGCCAAGTCGCGTCATTTGACCTGCACGGAAGTGTCGCTACCCTGTGATCTCACGCCGAGCGTGGCCCGGGAAATAATCCGCGTGTCGGAGAAGGAGCCCCGCGGCATACGCGGCTGCACCATCTACATTGAGTTCGAGGATGAGCCGAAGAATTCGCGTCGCATTGCCTCGATCAAGGTCGATCCGGATACGGTGTCCACATTCGAAGTGTATCTGACCCTCAGGCAGGATCATCGCGGCTGGACGTCGCTGTTGCCGCAGTTCATGAAGAGTTTGGCCCGCACGATCACCATCAGTCCGGAGTACACGATCACCAAGAATAAGCTGTACTCCGCCGATGGTTTGGGCGCACGCAGGAGCTATAGCTTcggcagccacgcccacagcccGAGTGCGGCCatcgccacgcccaccaactAA